In the Silene latifolia isolate original U9 population chromosome 1, ASM4854445v1, whole genome shotgun sequence genome, TTAACTTCTCCAGTGCATATACTATAGCTAGCAGCTCCTCTTCAGTAGTGGCATACTTCAGCTGAGCCTCATCCATAGTTCGGCTCGGATAGTAGATTGCACTCAAAGCTTATTCTTTCCTTTGACCCAACACCGCGACAACTGCATAATCGCTATCATCGCACATTATCTCGAATGGTAGCTTCCAATCTAGAGCCTAAATAATCGGCGCGGTAATCAAAgcctgcttcaacctgttaaaaggaGAAAGACATTCATCATTAAAAATAaatggggcatccttaagcaacagctgtgtaagtggtttaacaatcttagaaaaatccttgataaaccggcgataaaagccagcgtgaccaaggaaactcctaacTCCCTTAACGttcacgggaggaggcaattgctctaACACTTGCACCTTTGCCTTATCGACCTGGATGTCCTTATCAGATACTAAGTGCCCAAggacaactccctcattgaccataaaatgaCACTTCTCCCAATTCAAAACCAAATTAAGCTCAACACGTCGCTGCaaaactttctcaaggttagttAGATAATCATCAAAATCACTGCCATAGACgttgaaatcgtccataaatacctccataattgactatatatattataaaaatatccccatcatgcacctttgaaaggtagctggggcattacataatccaaatggcattctgcgataagcaaaaacaccatgcagacaagtaaaagtagtcttatgCTGATCATCAGGATGGATTGGGATCTGAAAGAAACCTGAatatccatctaaataacagaaaaaaTTATGTGAGGCCAATCTTTCTAAACTtatgatcaatgaaaggaagtgGGAAGTATCATTTtttgtggcggcatttaactgtctataatcaacgCACATACGCCAATCTGTTATACCTCTAGTCggtatcaattcatttttatcatttattACCActgtagtccctcctttctttgggACTACTTGAACCGGACTTACCCATTGGGAGTTGCCAACATTATAAATGATACCTGCATCAAGTAACTTCATTACTTCCGCCATAATAACATCCTGCATCTTCAGGTTCAACTTACGCTGACCTTGTTTGAAAGGCTTATGGTCTTCCTCTAActcaattctgtgcatacaaatgtTAGGACTGATGTCCTTAAGGTCATCCAAACTATAACCCAAGGCTTTCCTTTTCTTATTAAGAACAACCAACAAAGCAGAAAGTTGGTTATCATCAAGTTTAACACTAATAATGACAGGGCGCTACTCTGATTCATCCAGAAACACATATTAAAGGTGGGAAGGAAGAGGTTTGAGCTCGGCTTTTTTTACCTCAGCAGCATAAGAGGTTTCCATGATTTCATTTCTCGTCTCACCTTTCTCAATAGTGAACTCCTGACCTTTTAGAGCAGCATTAATTATTTCGTAATCAACCTGTACGTCCTCTATGTAATCATCAAGAACTATCAAAGACTCTAACGGGTCCTTAATCAGGGATCCCGTCCAATAATCAAACATAGACTCATCAACGATGTTGATAacataacaagtatcctctatcattggcttTGCCATTGTGGTATCCAAGTTAAAGGTTACTTTATCGCCCCCCACCTCAAGAGTCAAGCGTCCGTGCTTGACATCAAAGACAACCCCTGCAGTGTGTAAAAATGGtttacctaaaataataggaatcTGGGTTTCGTCAGCCATGTCTAACACAATAAAAACAACAGGTATAAAGAATTTACCTATCTTAACAGGGATGttctctaagacacctaaaggtcgcgTTACTgttctatcggccatttgaagagtcaGACAACTGACTTTGCGGTTACCCATATTCAGTTTCTCGCAAActgaatagggcatgacactgacactcaTGCCTAAATCACATAAGGCCTTATCAATTACATGTGTGCCACTGGTACagggaattgagaaactacccgggtctttcaattTAGGTGGAGATTTATTTTGTAGGACTGCACTACACTCCTCAGTAAAAGCAATCGTCTCCATTTCATTAAAATTTCTCTTACGTGTtagaatatctttcataaacttagcataAGGAGGTACCTGTGTGATCAGCATAGTGAATGGAACAGTTACCTGAAGGTTTTTAACGACCTCCATGAACTTACCGAACTGTTGCTCTATCTTTGTATTCCGTAGTCGAATAGGAAACGGAACCTTAACAGCTATTTGTGTCTGAGCAACTTTTTCCTTCCCTTTATTTGTATTAGTCGACTTGACGACTTCATCAATCGACGTCAGTTGACTTACGAACAATTTTTGTCGATCCATCACGAATCCCGTCGATAGGCATGGTATGTCTATCGATCGACATGGTTTTTCTGTCGATCGACATGGGTTTTTTGTCGATCGAACCGCACTGCTCGAACCCGCCTTCACTTCGTCCTCTATCTCAGCTTCAGCGTTAACATCTATTTCTTCAATAATGAAATTGTCACTTTCTTTAGGCATTGGTGGTCCGTCATAAGTGAGACCGCTTCGGAGATGTATAGCATTAGCCTTATCATGTGGCTGATCAGGTTGAGATGGTAACAAACCCGGTTGCCTAGTAGCTTGCTCAGATGCCTATTGGGCTATCTGAGTCTCTAGCATCTTAATTGATGCATCCTTAGCTTGATCACTCTTTTAGAGTTGTATCATACGAGATTTCACCATACCCTTTAACTCTGACATGTCAGTTGGATTTTGAGAGGTGTTTTGCTGAGGCGGAGGAaatgatggaggcttttgaaacccTTGCTATTTGTGATACGGTGGAACATAAGTTTGTTGCTGTTGTTGCGGTGGTGATGGAGAAGGATTCAATACATTTTTGCTTGTCCAAGAAAAGTTAGGATGCTCCCTAGTTCTCTCATTATAAAAATTTGAGTACGAACTAGCTTGCTTGTAGTCACGAAAAGCAAGCACTTGCTCCTTCTCCATCAAACATTCAGCTTTATCATGTCCCTCAATTCCACCTTTCACAAATAGGCTCTTGTTGCATCATAGCAGTAACTGTCTGTTGACTTCCTGAGGCTTGACTCAACTCAAGTTTCTCAAATTTTGCATTCATGACTTCCAATTGTGTTGCAACGACACTATTATCCCCACTATTACCTCGCACACTACCCCTCGGATTTCAATACTCTGCTGTATGGGTatccatctcctcaataatattccagtccttatcatcatcaatattcttctGGAACCAACCATTCGCAGAAGCATCAAGAATGGCCttatgatcgtcatacaacctattataaaattggttgcaaaggaaccatgGTTGAAACCCGTGATGGGGAATGAAGCGAATAagcctcttgaaacggacccaagcCTCGTTCAAATCTTCAGTTGGAGACTGCTTGAAGCTAGTAATCTATCCCCGTAGAGCATTTGTTAGCTGTAGAGGGtagtatctcttgtaaaaggcaagtgctaaagaattccagtcagttatcccaGCTGCTTCCTTGTCTAAATCGTGATACCACTCGCGAGCATAGTCTTTCAAAGGGAAAGGAAACATGGTTTCTTTCACCTGGTTTACCCCAGCAGTAAGAGGGATTATTGGACAATAATCTGTAAATGTTTCCATGTTCTTGCTAGGAACTTCACCTCCCATACCTCCGAATTGGTTTCGCTTCACCATACCGATATAGGAATGGCAGATATCAAACGTGCCATTTTCAGTTATAGGGAGTTTGAAACCCTTAGGTATCGAATCGAGCGTGGGCTTAGAATGGCTAGATAATTTAGGCATGATCTGAGCAATGGGAGAAGTAGAAATATCCTCTTCAAAGGACTGAGTTTCTGCGACAAATTCGGCGTAAACGGATTCAAGCGTACTCAAGTCTTCGGCTTGACGGATTTTCTTCCAAAAGTTTCGTCTAGCGCGGAATGTCTTTTCCAGTTCGGGATCAAATAGAATGAGCTCGGACCTgtgagacctgggcataaacaaacactaaaggaAAAGAataagaacggtctcaaggaactaaagTCCCTTGAGACAAAACACAAACTAAAATAAACAAATAGAAAatcaccgtctccccggcaacagcgccaaaatttgacatggctgtcgcaacctatcaaaaataaccaactgttctctaactaatatagctaggaaagtcgggatcgtatccacatggAGACTAAAATGTTTTCTACTTGCTAACTAAAGTCTGCCTAGGTAACAAATGGGGtttgtttgatttgatttctaaactacaagTAGTGAAGGAAAGTAAAGTACGAGAATAGAAATGAGTATAAAATATAGGaggagagaactaggattgtcggttcaccaatGAATGTCTAACGGTATTGTCTAGGTCACAAATCGGTCGCAAATATCTTTCAaaggggtagtgaaaaggtcaTCTCGGATCGCTAtcgccctagaatgcttctaaCGGGCTCTCGCAACTTATTAGGGCACTCTAATATTTGTAGCAGGTCTAACCCTCACCAGGCTCTCGATCTAAGGTCGGGGTTTACcgaatcaattaatcaatcatgcgCATTAGCTGAATAATTGCGATCtaatgctacaattaacaacaAAGGCATATTATAATTGACCAATCTAAAACCTAATTAACAACCGTCATAAATTTattggctcccctaaatcctagcggaGAAATTAACTAGACATGttcataataatgaaaacgaTAGTTTTTTTGTGCTTATAATGAAAACGATAGtaataattaaaagggattaatTCATGATAAAACGATGATTGaagaaattaaacataaaaattaatgATAATAAAGATGGAACGGAAAgtaagaaataagaacaataaagatGAAAGAACAAAGATTAATTAAATTACCAATAATCCGGACGAGTAATGAAGAAGGAATACAAGTCTCGATCTAAAAGTTGTAGAAAAGGTTTAACGTCGAATCAGTTTTTAGCAGTCAAAGGAAGAATAAAAGATGATCtaataaaatgtttacaagtcCTTTTATATATGTCCAAAAGTAAAACAAAACAAGAACTAATAAAGCCCACAAGTCACGGCCAGATCAGTGTCTGTCGATCGACACcctccttcagtcgatcgacacaCTTGGACACTACCGATCGACACCAACATTAAGTTGATCGATAGACACTAATAGTCCCAAAAATTCATCTTCCTGTGACGATGGCAAGTCTGTGGATGGGCCATCCTCCTCTGTCGATCGAAACACCTGTTTTGTCGATCGACAAGCAATTCCTCACAGGTCGTCCGTCTACAGCTTCCAACATAAGGTTGAACACGGACTCATCTCCTTCCTTAATCAATGGGTTTTGGCTCATAATCGCACATTCGGACCTAAACCCTATTGTAATACGCCGcattttaatttatataatttataaGATGTGAATAAATAATAATTGTTGTCGTAAAAAGATaaagaaaacaaataaataagaaCCGGGTTTTGGACCGTGTATGAACACAGGTGGTTGGACCGTGTTGGACACGGGTTGGACCATGTAAGGGGGAGGTGGTATGTGGTTTGGGTGTTATCTATGTTACTTAGGTATTTTCATAAGTTTAATATTATAAGCAACTTCCTAGAACCTTCCACCTTCACCTACCAAATTATATACATACATAACCTATGCCTCACCATCATAATTATTCCACATCAAAAATCAACACATATAATTGTGAGGAAGAGATTTTGTGAGACAACCTTAAGATGAACTTTTCATCTCGCGCTAATTAATTGTGGTAAGTTGTTTTATCGCCTCATATCAATTATTTACGTTTGACCTTGACCGTTGACTGACCATGGCCTTGGGGGAGGCGTTGACCGACGGGTTTGACCACCGTCGGGTGCAACCGTGTTACGGGGATGCGTTTGTGATGATTTTTGCGGGATTATTTTGGGTAGTTTACAACTTAAATTCATTAATAAGATTAGTttataataatatgaaatttaattGATTGTTTAGGTGGTGGATTTGTGGAAGAAGCTTTTTAATTTACTTGTTGATTTGTGAAGAATTGCTAAAGGTAGATTAACTACTCAGTTATGTCTAATTGGTAAATTGGTGAATTGTTATAAGATGGATTGTTAATGTATTGTTGGCATGAGATAAGTTGTTGGTTGCATTGTCTTATGATAATTCTATCATCTtgaacatattgttataattgttgTCTTAAGCATCTTATAatcatattattgttgttgttggttcTCTGTTGTTGGTTGGTATTGTGAAAGAGGACTGGCATTGCTATTGAGATTATTGGTCGGCCAGGCAAGGGGATGTTGAAGAGTCGTGGTCCTGCGCGGTTTTGGTCGGCCAGGCACGGTGGCGTTGGGTTTTGGCCGTGGACCTGAGAAGTATTCGCATTGTGACGATTGTGTTGGTGTTTGGTTGTGGCGTGATGTGGCACACGGTTTGGCCGTGTATATGACGGTCTTTGGCTTGAGTTTCTTGATTGTATTTTATTGCAGGTTAtcgtattattattgttgtttagtcatcctactcaacctcgtggttgactgtgtattcgtgaacacctgtgatgacccaaataatGGGGAGCGGATTGATTTCAGGTTAGCTTATGTGAAGTGCTGGATGCTTGGAGGGAGCTTGGGACGTTGACCTTCGTCAGAGTCTAGAGATCACTTTAAATTATTCAAATACTATTTATTTTACTTCCGCTGCAGTTGATTAAAACGTACTTTGTATTATTTATTTAACTCGTTAAAACTTTTGTAATAAAACCATTTGAGTCACTTTTATTTATATcgtcttaaagtactttggtaattGTTTGTCTTTTATAGTTACTACCTCatgcaactgagatggtaatacCTTTATTTATTTGAGAATGTCTTgttaaaggctcttaaataattACAGTCTCtcctccttaaaaataacttcgtcccgaagttcaccacacCTCACTACCCCAACTAAACAATTAAATGATAAACGACACACATTTTAGTTAAATTAGTATTAGTTAAGACCAAAATTAAACGCGGTGTTATATTCTACCCCCGTAAAAgaaaaggttacgtcctcgtaaccaacaTACCTTAAGCAAATAAATGAGGatatttctctcttatctgagcTTCAGCTTCCCAAGTAGCTTCTTCTACATTATGATTAAACCATAAAACTTTCACCAATGCAATCTCACTATTTCTAGTATTCCTCACCTTTCTGTCCAAAATCTCCTTAGCCACCTCCACATAAGATAAATTCTTATCCATCTCAACTGTCTCAGCTGCTAATACATgagtaggatcactcacatatttcctcagctgtgaaacatgaaaaacattatgaACTCTTGCCAAGGCTGGTGGTAGTGCAAGACGATATGCCACTTCACCAACTCTATCTAGAATCTCATAAGGCCCAATGTACTTCTCACTCAGCTTCCCTCTCTTGCCAAACCGCATCACTCCTTTCATTGGTGACACTTCCAACAATACTTTGTCTCCCACAGCAAACTCAATCTCACTTCTCttcaaatctgcataactcttctgtcgatcttGTGCAACTCTCATCTTCTGTCTAATTACATGTACCTGCTCAACCATCTGCTAGATCAAATCCGACCCCAGTGTCACGGCATCGGTGACAtcgtcccaacaaactggactcttACACTTCCTTCCATACAAAGTTTTAAAAGGTGTCGTACTAATGCTAGCATGATAACTGTTATTAtatgaaaactctatcaagtctaaCCTCTCTTCCCAGGATCCTCCAAACTCAAAGACACACACcctcaacatatcctctaaagtctaAATAGTCCTCTCAATCCGCCCGTCTGTAGCTGGATGAAATGCAgtgctcatcttcaaagttgtacgCATACACTCTTGCAACTCTTGCCATAACTTAGAAATAAACCTTGAATCACGACCAGAAACAATACCTTTTGGAATCTAATGCAACGTCACAATATCTCTCACATAAGCTTTTGCCAACTcagccttactccaagtatctttcataggaataaaGTGTGTCGTCTTAGTCAGATGatctactatcacccaaatcatattattgCTCTTCTGAGTACGAGGCAaaccaacaataaaatccatagaaatgctcTCCCACTTTCACTCAGGCACATCTAAGGACTGTACCTTACCATGTGGTCTCTTATGCTCACCTTTCACCCTCTGACAAACTAGACATCTTGAGACGAATTCAGCAACCtccctcttcatcccaggccaccaaaaagttttcttcaaatctttatataatttATCTCCTCCGGGATGCACAGAATATGGCGTAGAATGTGCTTCAGTCAAAATCTTTCTTTTCAATTCCTCATCATCAAGTAtacaccatctcccatcgaacTTCAAACCATTATCCATCCCCACAGCAAACCATCATCCATCCCCACAGCAAACCGTGGCGTCATGCCCTCCACCAAGGCCGTGCGCCATTCCTCCACTCTCGGGTCTCCTTTTTGCTTCTCTCTAATCTCagcatacaactctggctcaatAGTAAAATCCCCAATTGAATCCCCTTTTCTTATCACACAAATTCCCATTTTCTCTAATTCATCTTGCAACTTCACAAGCAACATAGCTGAACATAAAGCATGAATAGACTTTCTAGTTAAAGCATTtgccaccacattagccttcccttcatgataaactatctctatatcataatctccaattcaCTCTATCCACCttctctgcctcatgttaagcTCTTTCTGAGTATAAATATACTTAAGACTCTTATGATCAAATAATACCTTGAAAGTAGCTCCATAGAAATAATGCCTCCACAACTTGAGAGCAATCACGAAAGCCCCTAGCTCCAGATCGTGCGTCGGATAGTTTTCTTCATATGGTTTCAACTATCTCGAAGCGTAAGCTATCACTTTCCCTCTTTGCATTAgcacacaccccaacccattcttcgaagcgTCAGTATATacctcaaaattctcactcccttcaggtaaagctaagataggagttgtggtcaaacgttcctttaaggtTAGAAAAGCTGTCTCATAACTCTCATCCCACTTAAACTTGTTCTCCTTCCTCATTAAAGCAGTCAAAGGCTTAGCTACCTTACAGAAATCGATCTTTCACAAATATCCTGTAGTAACCAGCCAACCCCAGAAAACTCCTCACGTCCGCCACGTTTTTCGGCCTCTCCCAGCTAGACACCGCCTCAATCTTACCTGGATCAACTGACACTCCTTCCTTTGACACCACAAGCCCCAAAAATGCTACttatccaaccaaaactcacacttactcAAATTAGCATATAAATTattctccctcaaggtctgcaataCAATTCTCAAATGCTTCTCATACTCCTC is a window encoding:
- the LOC141651362 gene encoding uncharacterized protein LOC141651362, with translation MRVAQDRQKSYADLKRSEIEFAVGDKVLLEVSPMKGVMRFGKRGKLSEKYIGPYEILDRVAAETVEMDKNLSYVEVAKEILDRKVRNTRNSEIALVKVLWFNHNVEEATWEAEAQIREKYPHLFA